DNA sequence from the Methanolobus psychrophilus R15 genome:
TTCGACATACAGCAACTTGCAAGACTGGGAGGGGCTTTCAATATACTTATCTTCGTCCTGCTGAACGTGGCCGTAATAATCCTCAGGAAGCGGACCCTTCCCGGCTATGAGCCTACCTTCAGGGATCCGTTCTTCCCACTGACCCAGATAATAGGGATAGGAGGAAGCCTTATACTGCTGCCGCTTCTGGGAGTACTGCCTTTGTTCTTTGCGCTTGTCATGGTGTTTGCCGGAGTAGGCTGGTTCAGGTATTATGGAAGGGGCAAAGCCACACCTAAATACACCCTGTTCGACCTGCTTGAGAACACAGTTGAAAGAGCGAATGTAAAACCCGGGTCAGTAGTCAAGGTATTGGTGCCTATCTCCAATCCCAGGCATGAGCGCGACCTCCTTAAACTGGCAGACTATCTTGGTAGCGAGATCATCGGACTTCACGTTATCAAGGTTCCGGACCAGACGAGCCTGCAGGTAGCCAGGGAAGCATTTCGCGACAGGCATACGGCAATGGATTTCAGTTTCAAGAGGGAATTTGACAGGTATCCTGTGATCATTGGTCACAAAAGAGACTACATTGTTGCTTTTGACCATGACATAGCAAATTCGATAAACGAACAGGCTGAGATAGAGAACGTTGATACTATTATCATGGGATGGCATGAAAGCAGATTCCAGTATTTCCTCGGGGAAGTGGCAAGTGATGTACTTGCTTCCTCTAAAAAGCAGATCCTCCTCCTGAAAGGATACCTGCCGGACAGGATAAGCACGATACTTGTCGCATATAATGGCAAGGAGAACTCAGTGCAGGGCCTTCACATGGCCAGGAAGCTGGCTGCCAATACAGGGGCTCAGATAGTGATAATAACAGTCATCAGTCCCGATGAGGAACAGGACAGGAAGGAGGAGATCACTGCAAAGATATCCGAACTGGCGGCGGAAGAGGACACGATACCTACTGAATGCAGAGTACTGGAAAGATACTCTGTAGAAGATGCCATACTGGAAGCAGCTGAAGGCAGCGATGTGACCATAATAGGCGATTCCAGCCAGAGGTTCAAGGTATCCCTGATAGGGACCATGTCCCAGAGGATTGCCAGGCATTCAAAAAAACCGGTCCTTATTGTAAAAAGACCAAGACCCATATCCAGGGAAAGCCTGAACTACTTTTTGAAAAAGGTCTTGCGCAAATGCAGGGCAGAACTGCAAAGGCGGAAATTGTACCGCAGCACGGAATCTTCCAGTCCATAGATTCGCTGTGCTTAGAAATATAAAGTGGTCAGATCCGTATCCGGAAATGATAAAGTATGCATCCTCAGCAATTGGCTTTGTCAGGTTTTACTATGCAATTTTCCCATGGTGAGTTTTACATATTAGTTAC
Encoded proteins:
- a CDS encoding amino acid permease, with the protein product MATAGTQERLGRGLGFFSTFAIGTGTMIGAGIFILPGIAMANAGPGAILSFLLGGIISIATAISMAELATGMPSAGGSYYYISRTMGAVLGAVIGLGSWLALIFKGSFALIGLAEYFQLFYHLPLYLIAVAAGIILLVINYRGAKSSGSLQNITVALLIVILLAFISEVALFIEPGNFTPVLPYGPASVLTTTGMIFISYLGLAELSAVSEEVKNPSRNLPLAFIASAVAVTLFYVGIMAVVVGISAPGTAASTVTPLADIAGMLAGDAGRIIIVFGALIATLSTANGAILSSSRFPFAMSRDALMPKWFITIHKKFETPSNAILVTGLIMILLLFLFDIQQLARLGGAFNILIFVLLNVAVIILRKRTLPGYEPTFRDPFFPLTQIIGIGGSLILLPLLGVLPLFFALVMVFAGVGWFRYYGRGKATPKYTLFDLLENTVERANVKPGSVVKVLVPISNPRHERDLLKLADYLGSEIIGLHVIKVPDQTSLQVAREAFRDRHTAMDFSFKREFDRYPVIIGHKRDYIVAFDHDIANSINEQAEIENVDTIIMGWHESRFQYFLGEVASDVLASSKKQILLLKGYLPDRISTILVAYNGKENSVQGLHMARKLAANTGAQIVIITVISPDEEQDRKEEITAKISELAAEEDTIPTECRVLERYSVEDAILEAAEGSDVTIIGDSSQRFKVSLIGTMSQRIARHSKKPVLIVKRPRPISRESLNYFLKKVLRKCRAELQRRKLYRSTESSSP